CGGCATCTACCGCAAGGCCTCGGCGAGCCCGGCGACGGGGTCGGCGGCGGCTCACAAGGAAGAACAAGAAGAATTGATCGAGCGGGCCCTAGGATCCTGATGATCGGGAGCCTGATCGAGCGCGGCCCCGGCGTCCTCCGCCGGTCCGCGAAGAGATAGAGCGAGACAGGAGCAGAACGCGACATGGCGATCGAATTGAAAGTACCTTCCGCCGGCGAATCCATCACCGAGGTGGTGATCGGCGATTGGCTCATCGACGAAGGCTCTTTCGTCGAGGTGGACGACGACGTGGTGGTCATCGAGACCGACAAGGCGTCCATGGAGCTTCCGGCTCCGGTCTCGGGAACCCTGACCAAGATCCTGGTCCAGACCGGCGACACCGTCGAGGTGGGCGCGGTGATCGGGTTGATGGAAGAGGGCGAAGCGGATTCCGGCGACGGCGGAGAGAGCGACGACGACGAGGAAGCCGCGGAAGACGATTCCAGCGATTCCGGCGACGAGGCTGCCGCGGAGGAAGATTCCGCCGGTGAGGACGACTCCGGCGAGGAATCCGGTGAGCCGCGCATCATGCCGGCGGCCCAGCGGCTCCTCGACGAGCACGGCCTGAAGGCCTCCGCGGTTCGCGCCACCGGCCCCGGCGGCCGGCTGCTCAAGGAGGACGTCCAACGTCATCTGGACGGCGGCGAGGACAAGGCCGACGATAAGAAGGCCGACGGCAAGAAGAAGGAAGCGGCGAAGAAGTCGCCCGAGAAGAAGAGCGGCGAGAAGAAGCCCGCATCGAGCCCTGCCCGGCCTGCGGGCCAAGCCTCCGGCGGCTCGCGCCAGGAGGAGACGGTGCGCATGACCACCCTGCGCAAGCTCATCGCCGAGCGTCTGGTGGGTGCCCAGCAGGATGCCGCCCTCCTGACCACCTTCAACGAGGTGGATATGTCGGCGGTGATGAACCTGCGGCGGGCCCACCAGGAGGCCTTCAAGAAGCGCTATGGCATCAAGGTGGGCTTCATGTCCTTCTTCGTCAAGGCGGTGATCGAGGGCCTCAAGGAGATCCCCGGCCTCAACGCCGAGATCCGCGACGGCAACATCGTCTACAAGAACTACTACGACATCGGGGTCGCCGTCGGCGGCGGCAAGGGGCTGGTGGTGCCGGTGATCCGCAACACCGAGCGCTTGAGCTTCGCCGAGATCGAGCAGGCCATCGCCGACCTCGCCACCCGCGCCCGGGACAACGAGCTCTCCCCCGACGAGCTCCAGGGGGGCACTTTCACCATCAGCAACGGCGGCATCTACGGCTCCATGCTCTCCACCCCCATCGTCAATCCGCCCCAGAGCGGCATCCTCGGCATGCACAACATCGTCGAGCGGCCGGTGGCGGTGGACGGCGAGGTGGTGATCCGCCCGATCATGTATCTGGCCCTGACCTACGACCACCGGGTCGTGGACGGCCGCGAGGCGGTGACCTTCCTGGTGCGCGTCAAGGAGTGTCTCGAGGATCCCGCCCGCATGCTCCTGGAGGTTTGAGATGGCTGCATCCAAGAGCGAGAAGGCTGACGGCCACAAGCACGACTTGGTAGTGGTGGGCTCCGGTCCCGGCGGCTACGTCGCCGCCATCCGCGCCGCCCAGCTGGGTCTCGACGTGGCCTGCATCGAGAAGGTCCCGGAGCTCGGGGGCACCTGCCTGCGGGTGGGCTGCATCCCCAGCAAGGCGCTGCTGGAGGCGAGCCACAAATACGAGGAGGCCAAAGACGGCCTGAAAGCCTTCGGCGTCCAGGTGCA
This window of the Acidobacteriota bacterium genome carries:
- the odhB gene encoding 2-oxoglutarate dehydrogenase complex dihydrolipoyllysine-residue succinyltransferase, which encodes MAIELKVPSAGESITEVVIGDWLIDEGSFVEVDDDVVVIETDKASMELPAPVSGTLTKILVQTGDTVEVGAVIGLMEEGEADSGDGGESDDDEEAAEDDSSDSGDEAAAEEDSAGEDDSGEESGEPRIMPAAQRLLDEHGLKASAVRATGPGGRLLKEDVQRHLDGGEDKADDKKADGKKKEAAKKSPEKKSGEKKPASSPARPAGQASGGSRQEETVRMTTLRKLIAERLVGAQQDAALLTTFNEVDMSAVMNLRRAHQEAFKKRYGIKVGFMSFFVKAVIEGLKEIPGLNAEIRDGNIVYKNYYDIGVAVGGGKGLVVPVIRNTERLSFAEIEQAIADLATRARDNELSPDELQGGTFTISNGGIYGSMLSTPIVNPPQSGILGMHNIVERPVAVDGEVVIRPIMYLALTYDHRVVDGREAVTFLVRVKECLEDPARMLLEV